GACGTTTTCATCAACTACAGAGCAGAGGATTTCGTTGCACGAGTTAAGGAAGAAACCAGCGGAAAAGGTGTGTTCTTTAGGATCATAAATGTGAAAATGGCAATTTTTTTCTTGTTTAAgccaaaattattattttgaatGGCTGGTGTTGATGTTATTCTGGATTGTATGGGAGCAGCCTACTTTCAGCGAAACCTGGATAGCTTAAATTTCGATGGTGGGCTTCATATCATAGGCTTGATGGGTGGAGCTGTGACACAATTTAATCTGGGTTCTTCGTTTGCAAAGCGCCTAACCGTACGAGTTACCTTGGAAGGCCCTTCATTTATAttagttcttgcccttcagtaGTATGAATTTGTTGTCTGAGATGGATGCATTTATTTCCTGAACCTGTAATAATGTGTTTTCTCGATGGTGTTTGTATATGCAGCGTCTGGTTTGCGAATGAGTCCAGAAAACAAAGCGGAAATTGTGAATGAGGTGGAGAAGAATGTTTGGCCTGCAGTTGTTGCAGGGAGGGTGAAGCCTGTGGTCCATAAGCAATGTCCCCTATCTTCAGAGGCTCACTGGCTTATTGAAAGTAGCCAACATATTGGTAAGATCCTTCTTATCCCCTGATGATATAGAAAGTCATGGATCAGCTATTGCCGTCTTCCATAATGTACTTGGGGAATAAAATGAGGCTGGTTATTTTGTATGCTGTTTATTAATTTGAGTGCTTCCAAAATTGCAACTATTATTACTGAATATAAATTATACAAAATTTACATAATGGGTGTATTTACTGTGACATCATTTCCTTGCAACTTGATATCTTAAGATATTATTAGCATTTCATGTGATTGCAGATGAAATTTTGAAGCAAGGGAGAGGGAGATGAACTTTTGAAGCATTGAAATGGCACCCTACTTGCAATTTTACATGGTTCACCATAGTCACGAATATAAACTTATTTAGCTTGTTTGGAGCTAGAAGAAAAAATATGCAAAACATTGAGGATAACTGCAAGACTTGAATAATGGCTACTTGAGATGGTTTCAGATTTTACAACAGAGAAAAGTCTTTCTTACCTTTTGAACAATGTATAATAATTGTCACCATGCAAGTGCACAATGTTTCTGGCAAATGGACTTGCCTCTAATGCATTTCTCATGCGAATGCAGTAATTCCTCTCAATATTCTCCTTCATCACACTACCATATGGAAATTTGCCTTCTCAAAATGTGGTTCATACTCTTAATTCGATAAAACAAGGGTTTAATATTATGGAATTTTGATCCATTaagttcattttaaattttataagggATTGATTTATTGCAAATGTTTTTTGACAGCCAAAATGACTTTTGGGGGTCAAAATCAGCTTTTTGGGGAGTTAATATTAGTGATTAGTGAGTAGTGATCAGTTAGCCTCATTGTTGATTTCAAAATTAATTCTTCAAACACAGAATGAAACTTCAGAATTTGATATCATCTACAGCACTGAGACCACCTACCAATCACAAGAAGCAATTTTT
The sequence above is a segment of the Hevea brasiliensis isolate MT/VB/25A 57/8 chromosome 11, ASM3005281v1, whole genome shotgun sequence genome. Coding sequences within it:
- the LOC110632709 gene encoding alcohol dehydrogenase 2-like isoform X2, producing the protein MDILYLNSRQMGFKVHGGSSGIGTFAIQIAKTRGVKVFVTAGNEEKLVVCKELGADVFINYRAEDFVARVKEETSGKASGLRMSPENKAEIVNEVEKNVWPAVVAGRVKPVVHKQCPLSSEAHWLIESSQHIDEILKQGRGR